One part of the Mesotoga sp. UBA6090 genome encodes these proteins:
- a CDS encoding C-GCAxxG-C-C family (seleno)protein — protein sequence MLEDAVGKQYSRSDVERNCAEAMIYGADDEYRLNLPEEAFYTMGAFGGGMRIKSICGAVTGSLAVIGILFNSEVYVKQERMKRIAEEFLEEFEKKYGHLECSVLRDKYRDPIIGCETTVRMAAKVLEKLIEKYSGEITYGVK from the coding sequence ATGCTTGAGGATGCCGTTGGAAAACAATATTCGAGAAGTGATGTTGAGCGAAACTGCGCTGAGGCGATGATCTACGGAGCAGATGACGAATATAGGCTCAACCTGCCGGAAGAGGCATTCTATACCATGGGGGCCTTTGGAGGTGGAATGAGAATCAAAAGCATCTGCGGAGCTGTTACGGGCTCTCTAGCTGTAATAGGAATTCTCTTCAACAGCGAAGTATATGTAAAGCAGGAGAGAATGAAGCGAATCGCGGAAGAATTCCTAGAAGAATTCGAGAAGAAATACGGACATCTTGAGTGCAGTGTACTTAGGGATAAGTACAGAGATCCAATAATTGGTTGCGAGACCACAGTAAGAATGGCGGCAAAAGTGCTTGAGAAACTGATCGAAAAGTATTCCGGAGAGATTACCTATGGTGTGAAGTGA